The sequence below is a genomic window from Vicinamibacterales bacterium.
GCGCCGCTGCGGTTTCGGCGAAGAACGACTCCGGCCAGCGGCGGAACCGGTTGCCGGCGCTCACGTGGATCACCACCAGATCATCACCCGGCGCGACGCCGCACTGGGCGAGTCGTTCGGCCATCCGTGCGTCGGCGCCGGCGTCGAGCAGCATCTCCGTCGCCTCGCGCTCGGGGTCGGCTTGTCCGCCCGGCCAGCCGGGAATCGCCTCCAGCAGATCCCACTGATTGGCGACTGAGTGCCGGGGCCGCAGATCGGGCGCGCGATGGGCCATCCGCGTATACATCCACCGCCGTCCTGGAATGTCGTAGCCGATCCGCTCGCGCGCGCCGCTCGCCCAGGTGAGCCACGCCGCGCGCGGACCGCCGTGCAGATCGAGCGCGAGATCGAAGCGTGCCTGTCGCAGCCGTCGGGCCAGCCCCAGGTCGGTCGCGATCCGCTTCAGCCCGCGCGCGCGCGGCGCCACGATCACCGCGTCGAGGTGCGGGTTGTTGCGCACGACCGGAGCGGCGTCGGCTTCGACCAAGTAGGTGATCCGCGCATCGGGATACGCCCGCCTCAGGCCGCGCAGCAGCGGCGTGGTGAACATGACGTCGCCAATCAACCGCAGACGGACGAGCAGGACGTTCAGGGCTCGATCGTCGCTTCGTCGATCAGCATCACTGGAATGTCGTCCTTGATCGGATAGACACGCCGGCACTGCGGACACTTCAGTGCGGTGCCGTCCTTGACCAGCTCCACCTTCGTCTTGCAGTTGGGGCACGCCAGAATCTCGAGCAGCTCAGGATCCACGGCCATACGTAGGGACTATTATAGTCGTCAGCCGATATGCCGACGCTGCTAGCATTTGCGCTCACGGCCGCCGTCATGATTCAGGCGCCGGCCGGCGCCGGTCCCCAGGACGCCCAGTACTACTTCCTTCTGGGGAGGCACCTCGAAGGGGATGGCAAGGTCGACCAGGCCGTCGAGGCGCTCAAGACGGCGATTGCCATGGCGCCCACCAGCGCCGAACCACGCGCCGAGCTCGCCGGGCTCTACGCCCGCCAGGAGAAGCTGCGCGAAGCGGTCGAAGCCGCCGAAGCGGCGATCGGCGTCTCGCCGAAGAACCAGGAGGCGAACAAGGTGCTCGGCACCGTGCTCGCCGCGCTGGCCGAACAGCGCCAGCCCGCCCGCCCGGGCGATGACGTGTCGCAGTATCCGAAGCGGGCAATCGCGGCGCTCGAAATCGCGCGGGGCGACGGCAGCGGCGATCTCAACATCGATCTCGAGCTGGCACGGCTCTACCTCGACGCCGATCGCAATGCCGACGCGGTGCCGCTCCTGCGG
It includes:
- a CDS encoding glycosyltransferase family 9 protein, which encodes MFTTPLLRGLRRAYPDARITYLVEADAAPVVRNNPHLDAVIVAPRARGLKRIATDLGLARRLRQARFDLALDLHGGPRAAWLTWASGARERIGYDIPGRRWMYTRMAHRAPDLRPRHSVANQWDLLEAIPGWPGGQADPEREATEMLLDAGADARMAERLAQCGVAPGDDLVVIHVSAGNRFRRWPESFFAETAAALASPGGRRVVLSSGPSDRDATARIAATARERLTAGNGRIVDLGEFDLQELRALIGRSRLFIGGDTGPLHMAAATVTPVVGIYGPTLAAQSAPWRPRAIPTVSIELDDLPCRPCDQRTCTPGDFRCLTTLSPALVIEAAERTLGTAAVPPSVRASTDGRAGDPA
- a CDS encoding Trm112 family protein — its product is MAVDPELLEILACPNCKTKVELVKDGTALKCPQCRRVYPIKDDIPVMLIDEATIEP